The DNA region GTAAAAAGTACACGATCAACGGCAAAGAACTGAAAGACAATGGTGCTTCATGCAGGGGCCTCTTTAAAGTTCATGTACTGTTCctgactatttttttttcagactAGCAGCAGGTTGCAGTCGGCTAGGGCTAGAAATCCAAGAgtaaaaaaatactaatttttAGTATTGGGGAAAGGAATGGAAGTGTTGGAAGTTGAAATAGATAGGTTTTAGGGTTAGACTAGATTACATAAATATGcttaaaatatttaaagaggGCCGGATATTTTGTCTAGAAAATTGGAATGGCTTAAGTGAAAGAGTCATAAAAAAAgtgattaaaataattaaaataataagtagtactaatttttttttataaacaaaagcAGGATGGGCCTAGGACTACTGTGGTCCTATGGTCCCTCCGCCCCTGAGTCTGTGTAATTTTTAAGGTCAACACATTATAATGTGACGTTTGGAAAAAAACTTTAACGATTATATTGTATTCTTATGTTTCTTGTAGTTAGTATCTTGTGTTAGTGTCACATTGAAACTTAACATCATATTGAAACATCATTAAAGATGAAAGTTTAAACATTAAGGTATGTGTCCAAAATAAAATAACGGCGATTTGTAGTTCCTTGACATCTACTAATAATATCTTATGTCTACATTGTAACAAGATGTCCATGCTATAATATTGATAACAATAGCAGTTTGTAACCTCACCGTTACTATACAACGTTGGACAATACACTTTGACAATTataatgtaattttacattTCTTGTAAGACATATTTGTCGATTTGCCCTCCGAATTTTTATATAGCTGTCAATTTTCtcctgaacttttataaatagccaatttctCCCTGAAGCTAGAGGTTAAAAAGTTTCATCCAATTTTCTCTATCTATTTTGATCATCCGAACAACACATGACAAATGTATATGGGCAAAAAGAATGGCAAATTGgatgaaaaattttaaaatctaacTCTAGGGGGAAAgtggctatttataaaattttagagGGGTAATCGGCTAAAGTTAAAGTTCAGGGGGCCTGGGTGGAgaattgactaattataaaagttcagggggttaaaaattaaagtttagaaGAAAAATTGGCAGCTATATACAAGTCCAGAAGAAAAACCAACAAATACCTCTTTTATGACCTTCGTAGCCTTGAAATTTAATGTCATGTTGTGATCCGTTTAACATGAAGATTGTAAGTCTaaaagtgaataaattaaattaattctttaattttattaacCCAAGGTTACTCGTACCCTTGTTTTTATAAAGAGTATTGTAGAATTTCTTTATCGGAGTAAATGTTAGGCATATAACAATTTTatcacattttattttttcttatgcAATGACATCTTTGAGCCAAGCCATACAATGTTCTCCATAATAATTAGGTATCAAATTTATTATCAAATATATCGAACCTCCCATGTAAGTAgaaagaatatcactagattgTGTGGTAGTGACAAACTTTTATCGCATTTTTACCATATAATGCGTGATGCAATGTATACAATCAAAAGCCAAATGAGATCAAAATTATTTATTGGTGTGATTTGTATACATCACTTATCATACCATATAGTATTAATTGGTGGTCCAAAAAGGTATATGACTAGCATTCTTGTGTCTTTTTACAtacataaattttatattttggacATCACTTTTTAAGAATTAACTGCATTTAGTaagtaatttttaaaatattatctCGTAATGTgatttattcttttgttttagGACATTATAATTCTTCTATATGCATAAGAATATTTGTCCTTATTTCACAAGTCACAATTTAAGAATCCTACCCCCCATTTAGTAAGtgttttttaagaaaatttatTCCAATTAAATTTGAGGACAACAatatttctcttttttattcAAAACCACAAATTAAGAATTCTAACCTCATTTAGTTTTAGATATTATTGTTGGCAAGTGTGGAGCGATAGGAATTCTTTGGTTTttatgtgacaacccgtcctaactttacgtttttatttattttaatcgagggaattgacgaaaatgccttaGAGGCAATGACTTGGACTTCTGTTGACCATCTTTAGAGAAAAGtgtgacttattcttttagcgtatttaAGTAGTACTCGTTAGTACGAATATATAGGCGAAAGTCGTTTGCGAGTCCAGTTTATATCGGTATAGTTACGAACATTTGAAAATTGGttattttaagtttagttttaattaaattgaactCCCATCTTGTGGGAATAAAACCAatcagtttttaagtttagtggaggaaaaacaaaaaaagaaaggagggGGAGCTGCGGGAGAGAGGGGAAGAAACAGGGGATGGATTAGAGAAGGGAAAGATGGACGAAttgggagaggagagaggaaggaATTTcccaatcagaaagagaagaaaggagggaaaggaggaaaagagaaaaggaaggggAAAACGGGTCATCCCATGACCCGCGTGACCCGAAGAGAACCATGGCCAAATTCGGTTATTTTCCAGCAAATCAAAGAAAACCACTACCTAGAAACTACTCCCTAATCTTCCCTCTTCCATATCCACCTaaaaatttgaaggaatttgggtGTAAATTCATCAAAGGGCCGACGACGGGGCTAAGGGTTCGTGGTGGCCATCCCTCAAATTCTGAAACAAAACCCTCAAATTACCATCTCCAAAATACTCCTCTAAAGCTTAGGAACAAAACTCAAACAAGTTTTGGGGGTTCGGAGTTGTTATGGAGCCGAATTGAGGGCacccaaaactagggtttccgacgagttttaacaaaattggGGCTCTTCCAAGCCAAATTGGCCTCGGTCgcaggtatgaaagttactctactcatggagatcttcatttctgagaattttggtaatttaaaaaaatagtcGAATTTTTCGGCAAGTCGGGGCGCTTGACCGCCACCGATGGCGGCGCGTACAGCAACGGCCTGGCCAGTGGGCCAACAATGTCCTTTTAAGTTCACTTAGATGTTCTGATGTCATAATTGATAACCATATGATgtggtttgattgtttgaacttagtttcattacgatacaTCACTTGACCTTTATATGAATCGATGATTCGTCCGTTCGATCGTCactaaactttaatacattatggtacgtaatatttgaggaccatagaaacttactGATCTGGAAtgcgacgtacggatcttcccgaattggatttgcaCGTTCATAAAATAAACGTTAACCGCCACCTTGTTTTGgtaattgacggagatccaaccgttggatcataatgaaactttaggatATTGTTCTAGAattataatgtggatctttggaagtaacggatcagaaatccgtgatgcggatcttccggatcgaattaCGTACGGATGTGTTTTACATAAATTATGTGTTCTATTGTTATAAACtctgagacgtgatttgatattTATTCTAGGAGACGATGGTTAGTGATGTCTTGATATTCGCGCTAGGGAGTCGCAGTgtggacctcaggtgagtgggtcttttcctttctatcgtatatatatatatatatatatatatatatatatatatattatgattgataattccacaaatgtttataaattgattattgcttgcgattactgtgaatgcttggaagtaattattgtgaactacgaatggcttgatccctatcacagcccgtcccaaatatatatttatcaaCGGTGTGAATTGATGAAAAGACCCTTGAACGTTAGTTGTGTAATGTGGTTTAAGGGTAGCTTTGAGTTAATAttcttaaaatcctaattgtttggaaccaattaggattaagtTATGTTCTTTTTGGTGGTTGACCAATCCtaggccacacacacacactttctctcttctctcccccgTGTCCTCTCACTCCTTTCAAACTCTCACTCTTATGTACGGACAAGGGCAAGAACACCTCAAACCTTGCAGATCGAGGTTGAAAATGACACCATTGTGTTCCTAAGGTCCTcacgagttcaaaggtaccaaATATAGGTAAGGTTACCTTCGATTTCACTTGGAACCACAAAGTCCGATTCCATGCACTGGTCATGCAACTTTTATTctttgattttcagggaattctaagcacaTAGAaggcttaaggaggtcctcgcGAGCCTTGGGGTAGTTCGTTGGAAGAGTTTGGACGTCGGAGGGTCGAGATCGAAGCTTTTCAAGTTGACCGGATTACCGAGCTTCCTCAAGTAGATTCTAGTGGAATTCAAGGCTTAAAAGtagtataacgtgattctacatgttagtagcttcattttggtaccaattgcatgaaaaatggtgaaaaaacgaaggagaatagtgagttTGAAGCTTTGCCCAATTTCCGGCGCCGCCGATGGTCGCCAAAGCTGGAGGTAGGAAGtgaaggaatattccgtcaagtatGACAGAATATTCTCATGCCATTAGTCAAATGTGATGGAATCTGTTaggtttaacggaatattccgtaaCGGTGGTTAGGGAATCCATCAGGTTtgggccgcgcgtgggggctcATTTCGCTGTGCTCTTGCCGGCGCGTGGAAggtccaaaaatatttctaaaaatatggggatgatcctgaggttgtgtagatcactgtggtatattcatatacctattttgagcaatgtatgagaagttattagctagtattgcctatgtgctttaaaattaacgtttttatagttaattcgcatataggtgaggcttatcctgaggacgagcgtatccatgGGCGActtgggggttacgacccttcgacatatcaatgagtgggcttttgttttcagtatatatttatatacttgatatatttcccagaaatgcattttaaagaaagtatgctttgaaataatatgccaaatgcttctatattttgaatatgcattgcatggttgcatatatatataaatgtggtgttgtggaggcacaggtgagttcaggtaagttatgtttagttgtgtgaatcatcgatgatgtgatatgtgatatgtgattaagtaatgttgagctcataaagctgcacctagggtgattgtgaattagtcagagatatgaagtacctgtttatttacgtcacctcccgcgctatatgctcatattggatccaacttaagtgcacagtcttgtcgtacagaccttattatggttctgactcgtaggtgactagcgatttatcgcccgactactatgagagaatagaattgagcataattatatttttcccaatcttgtcgtacagacccttttcaatggttccgacttatgtgcattatattgccgtataggtcaaagtagtgactccgactagattgagtttgagctatgaattcagccgtacagactaccataggagttccggctaacatatcacaattctatgaaattattcttacttgAATTGTTGACtctattatatcttggcatggcatttatacctatgaatatgattatgtgaagcatgagcTGAATTGATATGgtttcagatatatatatatatatatatatatgtatgtatatgcttatatcttgattctgggaaaattatacatattttacagcgaggggttagtatattgataaatgaaatgattttgtaaaacatttgtttttgcccactcacgttttcagttttacgcccctccaggttttaagtaagttgttgttggtggctcgaGGACGTTGGCTGTTCTGACTATTCTATAttatagtaggacattcctggtactgtgtaactagtacttgtcctactggactgcacctagacttattatgctctgattaggagagTTTAtggttgtaactaactcctatcacttcttATTAGTAGTGTACTCTCTAAATGTGgcttttaattattcgtatatttgctatctttatcgcttccgcactgtgcacatggctatgtCACTCTCACgagacggccagcatgccttagCCTcaatcggggtgtgtcagtttggtatcagagcctaggtttagcagttctgtataattcttgaatgttctaatccttgtgatatcttatgtcagaactatgccgcctcgtagaaaGCCCCGTCAACCAGCTGAatctagtttccctgatattgctcaattaggggaagctatagtttCTGCCATTCAGACAACATTCCATCCTCCTCAGATGACACCTCTGGAGACAGTTCGTAATCTGAAGTTGACTCACTTCATAGGAAATGAAGGTCATGAGGGGGCAGAAAAATGGTTGAATTATGTGGAGAAGACATTTCAGGTGATGCAAagtcaggggaatcttcctcctaataggtgggtcgagacgactacctggtttttggcagaacagcctgcatcctggtggagacaggaGTCTTACGAGATGACCCCAGAAGAGATTGTGGACTGGGGAGTGTTTAAGGAGCGGTTTCGGAAAAGGTTCATTCCTCTTGCATATATCGATCTTAAGAAACAGGAGTTTACTCATCTGAGGCAAGGAAATATGTCAgctaatgagtattacaggatgtTTACTGACCTGTCGAGATATGATCtagaggttgctgctaatccaatagagatgcttcgccgtttcagtttgggtactaagaagaaatggcgttccaTAGCGACATCGACTCACTATGCCTCTTACCAGGACTTTTATGAGATTCTACTGAGGATAGAGGCCACAGAGAacatgcctagtgaaagtgaggatgaggaaggaaaGAATGAGGGCCAGAGACGAGATGACAAAGGAAACGGGCAAGCATTCTAGAGACCCCGCAAGACTCAGAACTTTAAGAGGAGTGGTGGCAGTTCCAGTTCTTCTAGCAGGGGATTGAGTACCAATATGcagaggagaggtggtagattcacTGGAGGTCCGAGGTTCCAGAGACAAAGAGATTTTGGTTGCTCAGGTGGATTCGGTGCTCATTTATGCTGTAGGTGTAATAAtcggcattttggggagtgtaggagaggcaacaatggatgttttacttgtggacagatgggtTATAAGGCTGCTCAATGCCCTTAGAGTCAACAGAGACCCTAGCAGCCTTCCTTTCCACCACCTGCACCTACCTAGTACGCTTCAGGATCTAGTGGTTACACTCAAACTGGACGAGGAggtgcttaccactatcagggtgaCGCCGCTCCCTACACCTTAGGACAGTAGCAGTATTCTCAGGATCCTCAGTATCATAGTGGGTACCCTTAGTACCAAGAAGGATCTATGTCTTACCAGCCTCATTCAGTCGGAggatctcagtggtatcaaGGGGGACAACCCCAGCAGGGAGAGATTGCTGCTAGTAGTGCAGGATCTTAGAGGCAATCGGGTCAGCAGAGGCAAGGACGTGGGATTCATGCCAACAGAGGTCGCAGTGGATGACAGCAGAGTCAGGGACGTATCCAcatgtcactgcaagatgccTAGAATAATCCaaatttaatcatgggtacgttaaatattcttggtcattttgctagagtgttgattgattgtggtgctacacattttgttatttctcatacatttgctcaagtgacacaaccttatcctacacctctaggatataaTTTGGAATTtactatgcctagaggggatagcTGTTTTGTGGAttgggtatatccaggatgtctaGTGATAGTAGAGGGTATTATTATGCCGGCTAATCTTATGccgttggatattatggattttgatgtgattttgggcactgattggttgcactataatcgtgccaagatatATTGTTATGGGAAGACAGTCACATTTCATTGTCTTGGATTActtgaagttacatttgtaagacagcctagtggggtgaggcatggtattatttcaGCCATGAAAGCAAATAGATTGTTTTCGAacggttgtcagggatatttggctcatgtggtgttaaatgatgatACTCCTAGTAGTGTAGAGGATGTTCATGTGGTCAGATATTTTCCGGATGTATTCCTTGAGGATCTacctggattgccgccagatagAGAGTTGGAGTTTGTCATTgatctgcttccaggtacgaatcATATATCCTTGACTCCTTACAAAATGGCTCCTACTGAATTAAGAGAATTGAAAGTGTAGTTGcaagagttagtggataaaggttttattcagcctagtacttcaccttggggagctccagttttatttgtgaggaagaaagatggaactttgaggctgTGTATCGATTACAGGAAATTGAATAAGGTAACCATTAAAAAccattatccattgcctcgtatatatgatttatttgatcaactcagaggtgcctgcgtattttctaagattgacttgaggtcaaGATACTACCAGCTGAAGATTCAAAATGAAGGTGTCCTTAAACCGCattcaggactcgatatggtcattatgagtttcttgtgatgccattcgggttgactaatgcaccagcagcttttaaggatttttcagtgattgcCTTGCCATTGTCGAGGTTGACTCGAAAGGacgttaagtttgagtgggataataaatgtgaacaaagtttccagcagttgaagtattacctcactcatgcacctgttctagcacttccagatgatagcggtaattatgaggtctatagtgatgcttctctaAGTGGCttgggttgtgtattgatgcaacatggtaagGTAATTACTTATGCatcgagacagttgaaacctcatgagaagaattaccctacacaTGATTTAGAGTTAgcggctatcatctttgctttgaagatttagagacattatctttatggtgagaaatgtaagatcttcatgGATCATAAAAGTCTCCAGTATCTAtttactcagagagatcttaatcttcgtcagcggagatggattgagttacttagtgactatgattgcacAATTGAGTATCttcctggtcgtgcaaatgcaatggcggatgcacttagtagAAAGACTCCAGCCAGACTCaatgccatctatgattgtcatgttcctcttttAGAAGATTTCAGATCTATTGGAATGGAGCTAGTAGtgaaagatcgagaagaagccttgcttgctaattttcaggTTAGGCCAGTTTTAATTGATCATGTGCATGAGGCTCAAATGATTGATGAGgagacccaggaaataattcaagcaaggaaccaaggcaaaaagaaagatttcgaGATTTGAGAAACTGATGGCGTGCTTATGTAGGAaagcagaatgtatgtgccgaataatacaaagttaaagaaagaaattttggatgaagaacATATCTCagcatatgcgatgcatccatgagctactaagatgtatcataccattagaccattttactattggccaggtatgaaaagaCAAATTGCCgagtatgtgagtaggtgtgccatttgccaacaggttaaagctgaaagaaagaagccgtttgggttgatgcagccacttcccattCCACAATGGAAATgcgaaaatattactatggattttctGTATAAGCTTCCTCGTACCTAGAATGGTTATGACGGCATTTGGGTGGTATTTGATCGACTTACGAAGTCAGCgcattttattccagtgagggagaagtattcgttaagccgattagctaagttatttatatcacagattgtgaagtatcatggtatgccagttaatattatctcggatcgggatcctagatttacttccaagttctggatagcattcTAGGAAGCACTTGGTAtgagattactttatagtacggcatatcatcctcagacagatggacaatctgagAGGACCATTTAGACATTAGatgatatgttgagatcttcagtgctacagtttggagatagttggcatgattgtttggatttaatagagttcacctacaacaacagttatcattcgagtattggtatgacaccatttgaggcattttatgggaaatcttgtcgtacgcccctatgttggttagaggttggtgaaagagttttagtgggccctgagattgtggatgtcactactcaaaatgttcaggtaattaagtctaatttgaaagcggcccaagatcgacaaaagagcttagcagacaagcatgACACTGATCAGAAGTATGATGTAGGTGATTGgatatttctgaagctatcaccttggaaaggtgttgtacgatttggaaagaaaggaaagttgagtcctaggtacattgggcCATATATGATCATTAAGCAAGTTGatgaggttgcttacaggcttgagttgcctccagagttgtcaAAGGTGCACGATatatttcatgtttcgatgcttcgacattatgtttcagatctttcacatgtgattcctcctcaacctttggaaattaattcggatttgacttatgatgaggaaccagtgactttgttggattggaaggataaagaACTGAGGAACAAGATAGTTCGTTTGGTAAAAgtgttatggagaaatcattcagtggaagaagctacttgggagacaaaggatcggatgagagagatgtatccacgattgttttatgattattagtggatgtattTGTGATGtataatttcgaggacgaaattttgtATGGTGGGGAGACTGTCACAACCTgtcccaaatatatatttatcgatggcgtgaattgacgaaaatacccttgaACGTTAGTTGTGTAATGTGGTTTAAGGGTAGCTTTGGGTTAATAttcttaaaatcctaattgtttggaaccaattaggattaaCTTATGTTCCTTTTGGTGGTTGACCAATCCTatgccacacacacacacacacactctctctctcttctctccctcgTGTCCTCTTACCCCTCTcagactctcactctctctcttccctcttatGTACGGACAAGGGCAAGAACACCCAAAACCTTGCATATCGAGGTTGAAAATGGTACCATTATGTTCCTAAGGTCCTCGcgagttcaaaggtaccaaATATAAGTAAGGttaccttcgatttcacgtggaACCACAAAGTTCGATTccatgcactgttcatgcaacttttattcttcaattttcagggaattctaagcacaTAAAaggcttaaggaggtcctcacgagccTTGGGGTAGTTCGTTGGAAGAGTTTGGAAGTCGAAGGGCCGAGATCGAAGCTTTTCAAGTTGACCGGATTATCGAGCTTCCTCAGGTAGATTCTAGTGGAATTCAAGGCTTAAAAGtagtataacgtgattctacatgttattagcttcattttggtaccaattgcAGGAAAATTGGTGAAGAAATgaaggagaatagtgagttTGAAGTTTTCCCAGTTTCCGACGCCGGCGACGGTCACTGGAGCTGAAGGTAGGAGGTGAAGGAATATTTCGTCAAGTATGACAGAATATTCTCACGCCGTCAGTCAAATGTGACAGATTCTGTTAggtttaacgaaatattccctaacggtggTTAGGGAATCTGTCAGGTTTGGGCCGCACGTGGGGGCGCGTTTTGCCGTGCCCTTGCCGGCGCGTGGCCGCACGTGGAAggtccaaaaatatttctaaaaatatggggatgatcctgaggttaaCTTTGAATTCAGTCGTATAGatcatagtagtgactccggctagattgagtttgagctatgaattcagccgtacagacttccATAggagttccggctaacatatcataattctatgaaattattcttacatGAATTGTTGACtctattatatcttggcatggcatttatacctatgaatatgattatgtgaagcatgaactgAATTGATATGGtttcagatatatatatgtatatgcttatatcttgattctgggaaaattatacatgttttacaacgaggggttagtatattgataaatgaaatgattttgtaaaacatttgtttttgcccactcacgttttctgttttacgcccctccaggttttaagtaagttgttgttggtggctcgaGGACGTCGGCTGTTCTGACTATCCTATAttatagtaggacattcctggtactgtgtaactagtacttgtcctactggactgcacctagacttattatgctctgattaggagagtttacggttgtaactaactcctatcacttcttATTAGTAGTGTACTCTCTAAAtgtgatttttaattatttgtatatttgctatctttatcgcttccgcactgtgcacatggccaCGTCACTCTTACGTGATGGCCAACATGGCTTggcctcggtcggggtgtgtcaatccCTGTTTAaggtatgtaggcagtctaacgagacgttagatgcagccatacaataaatgagattaaataatcgagacaatagccttgtttagggaattgagtaatgtgagggacattggtggaaaatgtgaggtTTAACCTTATGAGTTGGTGGttaaatgttggtcataaatcaatgtgtgaagaatcaagaatttgaagtaaggaaatGTAAGTAAtcatagttaattaaactagtgtctacTTGGGCTTATCACTGATAATTATtcccgaaaataaatagttcgggGAGTGGGGTGTTACAGATTATGCATATTttgccatattatatatatatatgtaaataat from Malus domestica chromosome 01, GDT2T_hap1 includes:
- the LOC139196418 gene encoding uncharacterized protein; this encodes MPANLMPLDIMDFDVILGTDWLHYNRAKIYCYGKTVTFHCLGLLEVTFVRQPSGVRHGIISAMKANRLFSNGCQGYLAHVVLNDDTPSSVEDVHVVRYFPDVFLEDLPGLPPDRELEFVIDLLPAAFKDFSVIALPLSRLTRKDVKFEWDNKCEQSFQQLKYYLTHAPVLALPDDSGNYEVYSDASLSGLGCVLMQHGKRHYLYGEKCKIFMDHKSLQYLFTQRDLNLRQRRWIELLSDYDCTIEYLPGRANAMADALSRKTPARLNAIYDCHVPLLEDFRSIGMELVVKDREEALLANFQVIKSNLKAAQDRQKSLADKHDTDQKYDVGDWIFLKLSPWKGVVRFGKKGKLSPRYIGPYMIIKQVDEVAYRLELPPELSKVHDIFHVSMLRHYVSDLSHVIPPQPLEINSDLTYDEEPVTLLDWKDKELRNKIVRLVKVLWRNHSVEEATWETKDRMREMKIGEEMKENSEFEVFPVSDAGDGHWS